Proteins encoded in a region of the Candidatus Neomarinimicrobiota bacterium genome:
- a CDS encoding YeeE/YedE family protein, translating to MNPYLAGVLLGLVLLSAFYFSGRGLGASGAVKSIVVTAVETVASDHASNSEYYSKYTGEGKNPLNSWLVYEMLGVIVGGFLSGAFAGRLKLKVEHSPKITSNKRLMLAGIGGILFGFGSQLGRGCTSGSALTGMAVLSLAGFVTMMAIFGTAFALAFFF from the coding sequence ATGAATCCATATCTTGCAGGTGTCCTATTGGGATTGGTTCTACTGTCTGCATTCTATTTTTCAGGACGTGGATTGGGTGCAAGTGGTGCTGTAAAAAGTATTGTAGTTACAGCCGTAGAAACGGTTGCCTCTGATCACGCATCAAATTCTGAATATTACAGTAAATATACGGGAGAAGGAAAGAATCCACTAAATTCATGGCTAGTATATGAAATGTTGGGTGTGATTGTAGGTGGGTTCCTATCGGGTGCTTTTGCTGGAAGGTTGAAACTGAAAGTAGAGCATAGCCCTAAGATTACATCGAATAAGCGCCTTATGTTAGCTGGCATAGGTGGTATTCTTTTTGGATTCGGAAGTCAATTGGGTCGAGGATGCACAAGTGGGTCTGCTCTTACAGGCATGGCCGTCTTATCTTTGGCGGGATTTGTAACCATGATGGCTATATTTGGCACAGCTTTCGCATTAGCATTCTTTTTT
- the nrfD gene encoding polysulfide reductase NrfD has protein sequence MIEEIIVSGRMNPGIDPVLHVWHWEIPLYLFIGGLVAGILFFSALYAIQGKSKEFPIAVMIAPMIAPILLGVGLFALFLDLSHKLYFWQLYTNIRWESPMSWGAWTLLAITPLSVIWSASWAEEAFPNWDWKYQWVQITIDKFILFRKIIAWVMMVLAIVMGLYTGILLSAFNARPFWNSAIMGPLFLTSGLSSGTAFIILFSKSKERHLFTRIDLMLIGVELFLITHLFMGLLSGTQVHIEAANLFLGGEYTVRFWVFVVGLGLIVPVILEVVELKKKTVPVYIPALLILFGSIMLRFIVVEAGQASRWLY, from the coding sequence ATGATAGAAGAAATAATTGTAAGCGGTAGAATGAATCCGGGAATTGATCCAGTGTTACATGTTTGGCATTGGGAAATTCCACTTTATCTTTTTATTGGAGGTTTAGTGGCTGGAATTTTATTTTTTTCAGCCCTCTATGCCATACAAGGGAAATCAAAAGAATTTCCAATTGCTGTCATGATAGCACCTATGATAGCACCCATTTTATTAGGAGTGGGGTTATTTGCCCTTTTTCTTGATTTAAGCCATAAGCTTTATTTTTGGCAATTATATACAAATATTCGATGGGAATCACCTATGAGTTGGGGGGCATGGACGTTACTCGCGATAACACCACTATCTGTGATTTGGTCAGCCAGTTGGGCCGAAGAGGCTTTCCCTAATTGGGATTGGAAATATCAATGGGTACAAATCACCATAGATAAATTTATTTTATTCCGAAAAATAATTGCCTGGGTAATGATGGTATTGGCAATTGTAATGGGACTTTACACGGGGATACTATTGTCGGCATTCAACGCGAGACCGTTTTGGAATTCAGCCATAATGGGCCCCCTTTTTCTCACTTCCGGACTTTCATCAGGAACGGCTTTCATCATTCTTTTTTCAAAATCAAAAGAACGACATTTATTTACACGAATTGATCTTATGTTAATTGGGGTGGAGTTGTTTTTAATTACTCACTTATTTATGGGCTTATTGTCGGGAACACAAGTACATATCGAAGCAGCAAACCTCTTTTTAGGTGGTGAGTATACTGTTCGTTTTTGGGTATTTGTCGTTGGCCTTGGGTTGATCGTTCCAGTAATTCTTGAAGTTGTAGAATTAAAGAAAAAGACAGTACCTGTCTATATTCCAGCACTATTAATATTATTTGGAAGCATTATGCTGCGGTTTATTGTTGTTGAAGCGGGCCAAGCAAGTCGCTGGCTGTATTAA
- a CDS encoding 4Fe-4S dicluster domain-containing protein yields MRYAMAIDTKKCVGCSDCVVACQIENNVPNGYCRDWVVEATSGTYPDLSMEMRSERCNHCTNAPCVRCCPTEASHIVEGGIVLVDADQCIGCKACIASCPYDARFVHPEGHVDKCTFCIHKVKKGEDPACVEVCPTKCMYFGDTDDSNSDISKLLKKRKWKTLIPEAGTEPNIYYLI; encoded by the coding sequence ATGCGTTACGCAATGGCCATCGACACAAAGAAATGTGTGGGTTGTAGTGATTGTGTTGTTGCTTGTCAAATTGAGAATAATGTACCAAATGGTTATTGTCGTGATTGGGTTGTGGAAGCCACATCAGGTACCTACCCTGATTTATCTATGGAGATGCGGAGCGAACGATGTAACCATTGTACCAATGCGCCTTGTGTACGTTGCTGCCCAACCGAAGCCAGTCATATTGTGGAAGGCGGTATTGTACTTGTAGATGCAGATCAATGTATCGGGTGTAAGGCTTGTATAGCCTCATGTCCATATGATGCAAGATTTGTGCATCCGGAAGGGCATGTGGATAAATGCACCTTTTGTATTCATAAAGTTAAAAAAGGTGAGGACCCTGCCTGTGTAGAAGTTTGCCCCACTAAATGTATGTATTTTGGAGATACAGATGATTCCAATAGTGATATTTCAAAATTATTGAAAAAACGAAAATGGAAAACTCTCATTCCTGAAGCAGGGACTGAACCAAACATTTACTATTTGATATAA